The Candidatus Thermoplasmatota archaeon genome contains the following window.
GTAACAAACCAGTCCAGACACTTTCTAAAACCACTAACAAAGATTGGGGTATCAGAAAAGGGATGCCTATAGGATGCAAGGTTACGTTACGTAAGAAAAAAGCGACGGATTTCCTGATAGAAGCTTTAAAGATACGGGAGAATAAAATGGCTGATTACTCATTTGATGATCAAGGAAACCTATCCTTTGGTATACCAGATCACACGCTTTTCAAAGATCAAAAATACGACCCAAGCATAGGCATATTTGGTATGGATATAGCAGTGACAATGGAAAAACCAGGTTATAGAGTTAAACACAGACGTGTTAACAGAGCGAAAATACCGAGAAAACATCAGGTTACAAGAGAAGAAACCATGAAATATTTCGCAGAAGAGTTCAAAGTGGAGGTCGTATAAACATGAAAATAAAAGAAAGAAAAAAATTCTATGGTAGAATCAAAGGATGCGAACGATGCGGGAGAAAAAGAGCAATAATAAGACGATACGGTCTTCATCTATGCAGACAATGCTTTAGGGACAAAGCTGAGGAACTTGGGTTTAAAAAATTCTCATAAAAAGAGGAGGCAAAAAGGTTATGTTAAATGATCCACTGGCAGATGCGTTATCCACCATAAAAAACGCTGAAACAAAAGGAAAAGGAACATGCATAATACAACCATCTTCTAAACTGATAGGGGGGGTTCTAAGTCTCCTAAAAGAAAAAGGGTACATAGGTGAGTTTAAACATATTGATGATGGTAAATCAGGGATCTTCCAAGTTCAACTAATAGGGCATATAAACGATTGCGGTGTAATAAAACCAAGATACCCGGTTAAAAGAGAGGAACTGGAAAAATGGGAGGCTAGGTATCTCCCAGCTCGTGATTTTGGTTTACTTATACTTACAACAACCATGGGTATAGTATCACACACAGAGGCAAAAAAGAACGGTATCGGAGGGAAACTACTAGCATATGTCTACTAAATAATGCGATAGGTGATGAAAGATGACTAAAAAAACAGAGAAAACTGAGATAAAAGATAAGATAACAATACCAGATCAGCTCCATTTTACATTAGAAAATAATGTTTTAACAATAAAAGGTGAAAAAGGTCAGTTATCAAGAGATTTTACACATCCTCAAATAGAAATTAAAGTAAATAGTAGAGATATAGAGA
Protein-coding sequences here:
- a CDS encoding 50S ribosomal protein L5; the protein is MMNKEKTTKKQTKNKEKTGANEKQKNIFKPRIAKVTINIGVGEAGEKLSKAETVLKNITGNKPVQTLSKTTNKDWGIRKGMPIGCKVTLRKKKATDFLIEALKIRENKMADYSFDDQGNLSFGIPDHTLFKDQKYDPSIGIFGMDIAVTMEKPGYRVKHRRVNRAKIPRKHQVTREETMKYFAEEFKVEVV
- a CDS encoding 30S ribosomal protein S14, translated to MKIKERKKFYGRIKGCERCGRKRAIIRRYGLHLCRQCFRDKAEELGFKKFS
- a CDS encoding 30S ribosomal protein S8, giving the protein MLNDPLADALSTIKNAETKGKGTCIIQPSSKLIGGVLSLLKEKGYIGEFKHIDDGKSGIFQVQLIGHINDCGVIKPRYPVKREELEKWEARYLPARDFGLLILTTTMGIVSHTEAKKNGIGGKLLAYVY